In Kryptolebias marmoratus isolate JLee-2015 linkage group LG4, ASM164957v2, whole genome shotgun sequence, the following proteins share a genomic window:
- the LOC108235796 gene encoding ras-related protein rab7, whose product MTSRKKVLLKVIILGDSGVGKTSLMNQYVNKKFSNQYKATIGADFLTKEVMVDDRLVTMQIWDTAGQERFQSLGVAFYRGADCCVLVFDVTAPNTFKTLDSWRDEFLIQASPRDPEHFPFVVLGNKIDLENRQVTTKRAQAWCQSKNNIPYFETSAKEAINVEQAFQTIARNALKQETEVELYNEFPEPIKLGGSSTRPSQESCSC is encoded by the exons ATGACTTCCAGGAAGAAAGTGCTCTTGAAAGTCATCATTCTCGGAGATTCTGG TGTCGGAAAAACCTCCCTAATGAACCAGTATGTGAACAAAAAGTTTAGTAACCAGTACAAAGCTACAATAGGAGCAGATTTCCTGACCAAGGAGGTGATGGTGGACGACCGACTTGTTACTATGCAG ATCTGGGACACAGCTGGCCAAGAGAGGTTTCAGTCTTTGGGTGTTGCGTTCTACCGTGGAGCGGACTGCTGCGTGCTGGTGTTCGATGTGACTGCGCCCAACACCTTCAAGACCCTCGACAGCTGGAGGGATGAGTTCCTAATCCAGGCCAGCCCTCGAGATCCAGAGCACTTCCCCTTCGTGGTGCTGGGCAACAAGATCGACTTGGAGAACAGACAG GTGACCACTAAAAGGGCTCAGGCTTGGTGTCAGAGTAAGAACAATATCCCCTACTTTGAGACCAGCGCCAAAGAGGCCATCAATGTAGAACAGGCATTCCAGACAATTGCACGTAACGCCCTCAAACAG gAGACAGAGGTGGAGTTGTATAACGAGTTCCCGGAGCCCATAAAGCTGGGTGGGAGCTCGACTAGACCTTCTCAagaaagctgcagctgctga